A window from Citrus sinensis cultivar Valencia sweet orange chromosome 5, DVS_A1.0, whole genome shotgun sequence encodes these proteins:
- the LOC102619091 gene encoding uncharacterized protein LOC102619091 produces MGGELATRMTTTSTSTATKKKKKKGRPSLLDLQKRSIKQQNQFQNKNPNSILKSNRPPARRQNPNFNSNRDDDDDDDDDDGDERQQKKHKLLHGLDNFPALHSVYDGRRKIPTGSDQMEEKVLKATDTLHGLPVESAGPTTTLPDRKLLLFVLDRLQKKDTYGVFSEPVDPAELPDYHEIIAHPMDFATVRKKLDAGAYSYLEEFEQDVFLICSNAMQYNAPDTIYFRQARSILDLAKKDFENLRQDSDDSEPQPRVKVVRRGRPPKSLKKSLDSSPSDRIASEFSSDATLANGGDNVSWASAHNLRKGPITSVRFRPADSVNRASHGSHVHGSHAGETYTSWLSEWENEFPASVVKAVLKYGKKQFTVDVNRRDTYHDSMASRHEPSVLTTFEGELKQLTVVGLNTEHGYARSLARFASDLGPVVWNIASKKIESVLPLGVKFSPGWVGENKATERQQYSYPEKQKLSNNYISGDHSSRLVSPATSDSNFILENRYSLQSGEEMETIKEVNPQSDSNLQNSTLGGIRHAPGSQIQSRPIIHSNINGFSRSGGFGFNYLPHVGSVGLARALGNSRSGNSAFGTVPNNHHAVSLMPASGYDSNTVKLADCSSRVQSDSCSSVLVSGGGSHAAVDPGLMGDTSWRGLSTLHKQEFHTFAPDLNVRFLAPGSPISNLQIGSPQQPDLALQL; encoded by the exons ATGGGCGGTGAATTGGCAACAAGAATGACAACAACTTCAACTTCAACAgcaacaaagaagaagaaaaagaagggacGCCCTTCGCTTTTAGACCTCCAAAAACGTTCTattaaacaacaaaatcaatttcaaaataagaaCCCTAATTCCATTCTCAAATCTAACCGTCCACCGGCGCGCCgccaaaaccctaatttcaattccaatcGCGACGACgatgacgacgacgacgacgacgacggcGACGAGCGTCAACAGAAGAAGCACAAGCTGTTACACGGCTTGGATAATTTTCCCGCTCTTCATTCTGTTTACGACGGCCGTCGCAAGATCCCTACGGGATCTGACCAGATG GAGGAAAAGGTTTTGAAAGCGACAGACACTCTACATG GGTTACCGGTGGAGTCTGCTGGTCCCACGACAACTTTGCCAGACAGAAAGTTGTTGCTGTTCGTCCTTGACAGGCTTCAAAA GAAGGATACTTATGGGGTATTCTCTGAGCCGGTGGATCCAGCAGAG CTTCCAGATTACCATGAGATCATTGCGCATCCTATGGATTTTGCAACTGTGAGAAAGAAACTAGATGCTGGAGCTTATTCATACTTGGAAGAATTTGAG CAAGATGTTTTTCTCATATGTTCGAACGCAATGCAGTATAATGCACCTGATACAATTTACTTTCGACAG GCAAGATCCATTCTAGACCTGGCAAAAAAGGACTTTGAAAACTTGAGGCAAGATAGCGATGATAGTGAACCACAACCCCGTGTGAAAGTTGTGAGGAGAGGCAGGCCACCAAAGAGCCTGAAAAAGTCACTTGACTCCTCTCCTTCAGATCGTATTGCTTCTGAGTTCTCCTCCGATGCAACTCTTGCTAATGGAGGAGATAATGTAAGTTGGGCTAGTGCTCACAATTTAAGAAAAGGACCAATAACTTCAGTCAGGTTTCGGCCCGCTGATTCAGTGAACAGAGCCTCTCATGGGTCTCATGTACATGGCTCTCATGCAGGCGAAACTTACACTAGCTGGCTATCTGAATGGGAGAATGAATTTCCAG CTTCTGTTGTGAAGGCTGTATTGAAGTATGGGAAGAAACAGTTTACAGTAGATGTGAATAGACGAGATACCTATCACGATTCCATGGCTTCTAGGCATGAGCCATCTGTTTTAACAACCTTTGAAGGAGAGTTGAAGCAACTAACGGTG GTTGGTTTAAACACTGAGCATGGCTACGCAAGAAGCTTGGCTCGATTTGCATCAGATCTTGGACCAGTTGTTTGGAATATTGCTTCTAAGAAGATTGAGAGTGTTTTGCCCCTTGGGGTCAAGTTTAGTCCTGGGTGGGTAGGAGAAAACAAGGCTACTGAGCGGCAGCAGTACTCATACCCTGAGAAACAGAAATTGTCAAACAATTATATATCCGGTGACCATTCAAGCAGACTTGTGTCTCCAGCTACTTCTGattcaaacttcattttagaaaatagaTATTCCTTGCAAAGCGGGGAAGAAATGGAAACTATTAAAGAAGTGAACCCCCAAAGTGATTCAAATCTTCAGAATAGTACTCTTGGTGGGATAAGACATGCGCCTGGTTCGCAGATCCAGTCAAGACCCATTATTCACTCTAATATAAATGGTTTTAGTCGTAGTGGTGGCTTTGGGTTTAATTATCTGCCTCATGTGGGGTCGGTAGGACTTGCTAGAGCACTTGGAAACTCCAGATCTGGCAATAGTGCCTTTGGCACGGTTCCAAACAATCACCATGCTGTTTCCTTGATGCCTGCAAGCGGTTATGATTCAAATACTGTGAAGTTGGCAGATTGTTCAAGTAGAGTGCAGTCAGATAGTTGTTCTTCAGTCTTAGTTTCTGGCGGTGGGTCACATGCAGCAGTGGATCCAGGGCTAATGGGTGATACATCCTGGCGGGGATTGTCAACATTGCATAAACAGGAGTTTCATACATTTGCTCCCGACTTAAATGTTAGGTTCCTTGCACCCGGTTCACCTATTTCTAACTTGCAAATcggttcaccacagcagccgGATTTAGCATTACAGCTCTGA
- the LOC102618785 gene encoding probable serine/threonine-protein kinase PBL21, whose product MSCFSCLTRQTKDTKVDIDDAPRSKSRYSSESSENGKGNGGKEKSGARSFTFRELAIATRNFREANLIGEGGFGKVYKGRLESGQLVAIKQLNHEGLQGHQEFIVEVLMLSLLHHDNLVTLIGYCTSGDQRLLVYEYMPMGSLEDHLYDLEPDQEPLSWNTRMKIAVGAARGLEYLHCKANPPVIYRDLKSANILLDNDFNPKLSDFGLAKLGPVGDNTHVSTRVMGTYGYCAPEYAMSGKLTLKSDIYSFGVVLLELITGRKAMDLSKGQGEQNLVSWSRPFLKDQKKFVHLVDPLLHGRYPRRCLNYAVAVTAMCLNEEANFRPLINDIVVALDYLVSQRDSHPVSRNAGARGVPTSASDVSQGSNSRRSSSA is encoded by the exons ATGAGCTGCTTTTCTTGTTTAACTCGCCAAACAAAGGATACTAAAGTTGATATTGATGATGCCCCTCGATCCAAGTCCCGTTATTCCTCTGAATCCTCag AGAATGGGAAGGGAAATGGTGGAAAGGAAAAAAGTGGAGCGCGTAGTTTCACTTTCCGTGAACTAGCAATCGCTACAAGAAATTTTAGAGAAGCGAATTTGATTGGTGAAGGAGGTTTCGGAAAAGTTTACAAGGGTCGTTTGGAATCAGGCCAG CTTGTTGCAATCAAACAACTTAATCACGAGGGTCTTCAGGGTCATCAAGAGTTTATTGTGGAGGTTCTGATGTTGAGTCTGTTGCATCATGATAATCTTGTTACCTTAATTGGTTACTGCACTTCTGGAGATCAAAGACTCTTGGTTTATGAATATATGCCAATGGGTAGTTTGGAGGATCATCTTtatg ATCTTGAACCTGATCAAGAGCCATTGAGTTGGAACACTCGCATGAAAATTGCAGTCGGTGCTGCTCGGGGCCTCGAGTATCTACATTGTAAGGCCAATCCTCCTGTCATTTACCGGGATTTGAAGTCTGCAAATATTTTGCTGGATAATGACTTCAATCCAAAACTCTCTGATTTTGGGCTTGCCAAACTGGGACCTGTTGGTGATAATACACATGTTTCAACCAGAGTAATGGGAACATATGGTTACTGTGCTCCAGAGTATGCAATGAGTGGCAAATTGACTCTTAAGTCCGATATTTACAGCTTTGGTGTTGTGCTTTTGGAGTTAATCACAGGGAGGAAGGCAATGGATCTTAGTAAGGGGCAAGGAGAGCAGAACCTAGTGTCTTGG TCTCGTCCATTTTTAAAAGACCAGAAGAAGTTTGTGCATTTGGTTGATCCACTATTGCACGGACGGTATCCTCGTCGCTGTTTGAACTATGCAGTAGCTGTTACTGCTATGTGCCTCAATGAGGAAGCAAATTTCCGCCCTCTGATTAATGACATTGTTGTAGCACTTGATTACTTGGTCTCTCAGAGAGACAGTCATCCAGTATCCCGAAATGCTGGTGCACGTGGTGTCCCCACATCAGCATCTGATGTTTCTCAAGGATCTAATTCAAGACGTAGTTCATCTGCTTAA
- the LOC107176381 gene encoding glycosyltransferase family 92 protein At1g27200-like, with translation MAYYQRTFPPPPDSSLSETTSRRRTRGTELFFSLLLFIAFSFYFSSTLSGTDLRFLPAKRPHARNLISNVMKDDFQEVTRLSRHVSSVQDSAKYQSVSVLLPDWEVLVLLSPETSLDSVEGFYCLFWNSQTSPARFSGVLPFTERTAFKCAMPNGARRPPLWQPILTKYPVKENPAKERELLRMKKLAYESISTEDDVVLFVKGVNARSRSRSPQPQDFMCVFGDAVKIPVTSCTQEVFRCSHPDLTAFTSGTDQPIKMSLQIMHQVQNRTLPSVAYYRPRQSHAQEPKSEICVCTMVYNVAKFVKEWVIYHTKIGVEKFILYDNGSEDDLQNVVNELNGDGYNVTTLLWIWPKTQEAGFSHNAIHAKHSCKWMLYIDVDEFVYSPSWHDSGPSKHLLKALIPQLHSIGQVSIRCLDFGPSGQKSHPIEGVTQGYNCQRWDVSQQRHKSMVLLEAIDDSLGNVVHHFRLKNTFQWRELSMSSALVNHYKYQAWSEFKTKFRRRVSAYVADWRDATNPNSKDRTPGLGFEPIKPQGWEFEFCNFTDDRLKLLTQRWFGQLTPNGGYKMAWQR, from the coding sequence ATGGCGTATTATCAACGAACTTTCCCCCCTCCTCCTGATTCATCTTTATCTGAAACGACGTCGCGTCGCAGAACTCGCGGGACCGagctctttttctctctccttcTTTTCATtgccttttcattttatttctccAGTACACTCTCCGGCACCGATCTCCGATTCCTTCCGGCGAAACGACCGCACGCCAGGAATCTTATCAGCAACGTGATGAAAGATGATTTCCAGGAGGTCACTCGCCTGAGCCGACACGTGTCCTCCGTCCAAGATTCAGCTAAATACCAGTCCGTCTCCGTTCTCCTGCCGGATTGGGAGGTTCTTGTGCTTCTCTCGCCGGAGACTTCGTTGGATTCCGTTGAGGGCTTTTACTGTCTCTTTTGGAACAGTCAAACTTCTCCGGCAAGATTCTCGGGAGTGCTGCCGTTTACGGAGCGAACGGCGTTTAAATGCGCTATGCCCAACGGAGCTCGACGTCCTCCGCTTTGGCAACCGATATTGACCAAGTATCCGGTGAAGGAAAATCCAGCCAAAGAGCGTGAGCTATTGAGAATGAAAAAGTTAGCGTACGAATCGATTTCGACGGAGGACGACGTCGTTTTGTTCGTTAAAGGCGTGAATGCCCGCTCCAGAAGCAGGTCTCCTCAACCTCAGGATTTCATGTGCGTTTTCGGTGACGCCGTTAAGATTCCCGTCACAAGCTGCACACAAGAGGTCTTCAGGTGTTCTCACCCTGACTTAACGGCGTTTACTTCCGGCACGGACCAGCCGATCAAAATGTCCCTGCAAATAATGCATCAAGTCCAAAACCGAACCCTTCCTTCCGTAGCGTACTATAGACCCCGGCAGAGCCATGCTCAAGAGCCAAAGTCGGAGATCTGCGTATGTACAATGGTTTACAACGTGGCCAAGTTTGTGAAAGAGTGGGTGATTTACCATACCAAAATCGGCGTAGAGAAGTTCATTTTATACGATAACGGCAGCGAAGACGATCTGCAAAATGTTGTTAACGAGCTCAATGGAGACGGCTATAACGTTACAACACTGCTGTGGATTTGGCCCAAGACTCAAGAAGCTGGCTTCTCACACAACGCAATCCATGCAAAGCATTCATGCAAATGGATGTTGTACATAGACGTTGATGAATTTGTATACTCTCCATCCTGGCACGACTCAGGCCCGTCAAAGCATCTGTTAAAAGCTTTGATTCCGCAACTACATTCAATCGGTCAGGTTTCTATAAGGTGCCTCGATTTTGGACCGTCGGGCCAAAAATCACATCCAATTGAAGGAGTGACTCAGGGGTATAATTGTCAAAGATGGGACGTCAGTCAACAAAGGCACAAGTCTATGGTATTATTAGAAGCCATTGATGATTCGTTAGGTAATGTTGTACACCATTTTCGGTTGAAGAACACGTTTCAATGGAGGGAACTGAGCATGAGCAGTGCATTGGTGAATCATTACAAGTACCAAGCCTGGTCCGAGTTCAAGACTAAGTTTCGAAGGAGGGTTTCCGCTTATGTTGCTGACTGGAGAGATGCCACCAATCCCAATTCCAAGGACCGGACACCCGGATTAGGATTTGAGCCCATTAAGCCTCAAGGCTGGGAGTTTGAGTTTTGCAATTTTACGGATGATCGCTTAAAGTTGCTGACTCAAAGATGGTTTGGTCAGTTAACACCTAACGGCGGTTACAAAATGGCGTGGCAAAGATGA